A DNA window from Salarias fasciatus chromosome 23 unlocalized genomic scaffold, fSalaFa1.1 super_scaffold_20, whole genome shotgun sequence contains the following coding sequences:
- the LOC115383901 gene encoding ras-related and estrogen-regulated growth inhibitor, with protein MVPLKLLVLGAHNTGKTALCVRFVTKRFIGEYDRKKDVTYRCSRTVDQESVDLEILDVAWKSSAASLEASIRWADGFLLLYSITQRCSFTEVPRLKTLIDQTKQSLVVPTVLVANKADLEIGREVTTEEGQRLAKDLRCGFRELSVAEAALAVEAAVLQLIRLVLDQQRPLPDRRSYMLTVRHALTKKLTRSKTMQW; from the exons ATGGTCCCTCtgaagctgctggtgctggGAGCGCACAACACTGGAAAGACAG CCCTGTGCGTCCGCTTCGTAACCAAACGCTTCATCGGAGAGTACGACCGCAAGAAGG ACGTGACCTACAGGTGCAGCCGCACGGTGGACCAGGAGTCTGTGGATCTGGAGATCTTGGACGTTGCTTGGAAG AGCTCGGCGGCTTCGCTGGAGGCCTCCATCCGCTGGGCCGacggcttcctgctgctctaCTCCATCACGCAGCGCTGCAGCTTCACGGAGGTCCCGCGACTCAAGACGCTCATCGACCAGACCAAACAGAGCCTGG tggttcCCACAGTGCTGGTAGCCAACAAGGCGGATTTGGAAATCGGCAGGGAGGTGACGACGGAGGAAGGACAGCGGCTGGCGAAGGATTTAAG GTGTGGCTTCAGGGAGCTGTCCGTGGCCGAGGCCGCGCTGGCCGTGGAGGCTGCGGTGCTTCAGCTCATCAG GCTGGTGCTGGaccagcagcgccccctgccggACCGCCGCTCCTACATGCTGACTGTCCGCCACGCTCTGACCAAGAAACTGACCCGGTCCAAGACCATGCAGTGGTGA
- the LOC115383683 gene encoding NADH-ubiquinone oxidoreductase 75 kDa subunit, mitochondrial-like has product MLRLPTVGRALAGAAKGSLASPNPVRTSVRAASNMVEVFVDGKPVEVLPGTTVLQACEKAGIQIPRFCYHERLSVAGNCRMCLVEIEKAPKPVAACAMPVMKGWNILTNSEKTRKAREGVMEFLLANHPLDCPICDQGGECDLQDQSMQFGSDRSRFSEGKRAVEDKNIGPLIKTIMTRCIQCTRCVRFASEIAGVEDLGTTGRGNNLQIGTYVEKMFMSELSGNVIDVCPVGALTSKPYAFTARPWETRKTESIDVLDAVGSNIVVSTRGGEVMRVMPRLNEDVNEEWISDKTRFAYDGLKRQRLTQPMVKDESGQLTPTTWEDALTRVAGALQSVQGNDVAAIAGGMADAEALVALKDVLNRLNSENLCTEEVFPTAGAGSDLRSNYLLNSRIAGIEECDLLLLVGTNPRYEAPLFNARIRKSWLHNELQVAVVGHGVDLSYTYDHLGEETSVLKELANGTHPFCQVLSAAKRPVVVVGSSALQRDDGAAILSAVSTIAQNARASSGVEDGWKVLNVLHRVASQVAALDLGYKAGVDAIRKNPPKVLFLLGADAGCISRADLPQNSLIIYQGHHGDVGAPMADIILPGAAYTEKNATYVNTEGRSQHTKVAVTAPGLAREDWKVIRAISELAGVTLPYDSLEEVRARLAEVSPNLVRYDDVEEANYFRQALELAQTVNQDLLAAPLVPPQLSAKDFYMTDSISRASQTMAKCVKAVTEGAAAVEEPSVC; this is encoded by the exons ATGCTGCGACTGCCGACCGTCGGGCGAGCTCTCGCCGGGGCCGCCAAGGGCAGCCTGGCGTCTCCCAACCCTG TGCGTACTTCAGTGCGTGCTGCCAGCAACATGGTGGAAGTGTTTGTGGACGGGAAACCAGTAGAGGTGTTGCCTGGAACGACCGTGTTGCAG GCATGCGAGAAAGCAGGCATTCAGATCCCCAGGTTCTGCTACCACGAGCGACTCTCAGTGGCGGGAAACTGCCGCATGTGTCTGGTGGAAATCGAAAAAGCACCAAAG cccgttgcagcctgcgccaTGCCTGTGATGAAGGGGTGGAACATCCTGACCAACTCAGAGAAGACACGCAAAGCCAG GGAGGGAGTGATGGAGTTCCTGTTGGCCAACCACCCGCTGGACTGTCCCATTTGTGATCAAGGAGGAGAGTGCGACCTGCAG GATCAGTCCATGCAGTTCGGCTCAGACCGCAGCCGCTTCTCAGAAGGAAAGCGGGCAGTGGAGGACAAGAACATCGGGCCGCTCATCAAAACCATCATGACGCGCTGTATCCAGTGCACACGCTGCGTTCG TTTTGCCAGTGAAATCGCTGGAGTGGAGGACCTGGGAACGACAGGCAGAGGAAACAACCTGCAGATTGGGACGTACGTGGAGAAAATGTTCATGTCAGAGCTGTCGGGCAACGTGATCGACGTGTGTCCCGTGGGCGCGCTCACCTCCAAACCCTACGCTTTCACTGCACGTCCCTGGGAGACAAG gaaaacagagtCCATCGACGTGTTGGACGCTGTGGGGAGTAACATCGTGGTGAGCACCAGAGGAGGGGAGGTGATGAGGGTGATGCCCCGGCTGAACGAGGACGTCAACGAAGAGTGGATTTCTGACAAGACCAG GTTTGCGTATGACGGTCTGAAGAGGCAGCGGCTGACCCAGCCGATGGTGAAGGACGAGTCGGGTCAGCTGACCCCGACCACCTGGGAGGATGCTCTCACTCGTGTCGCCGGAGCA ctccAGAGCGTGCAGGGCAACGACGTCGCCGCCATCGCGGGAGGCATGGCCGACGCCGAGGCGCTCGTCGCCCTCAAGGACGTCCTCAACAGACTCAACTCGGAGAACCTGTGTACGGAGGAGGTGTTCCCCACGGCCGGCGCCGG CTCGGACCTGCGCTCCAACTACCTGCTGAACTCCCGGATCGCCGGGATCGAGGAGTGcgacctcctgctgctggtgggaacGAACCCGCGGTACGAGGCCCCGCTGTTCAACGCCCGAATCCGCAAGAG CTGGCTCCACAACGAGCTCCAGGTCGCCGTGGTGGGTCACGGGGTCGACCTCAGCTACACCTACGACCACCTGGGAGAAGAAACCTCCGTCCTGAAGGAGCTGGCCAACGGCACACACCCCTTCTGCCAG GTGCTCTCAGCCGCCAAGCGCcccgtggtggtggtgggcagCAGCGCCCTGCAGAGGGACGACGGCGCCGCCATCCTGAGCGCCGTCTCCACCATCGCTCAGAACGCCCGGGCCAGCAGCGGCGTGGAGGACGGCTGGAAGGTCCTCAATGTCCTGCACAG ggtggCGAGTCAGGTGGCCGCGTTGGATCTGGGCTACAAGGCCGGCGTGGACGCCATCAGGAAGAACCCGCCCAAAGTCCTGTTCCTGCTGGGAGCCGACGCCGGCTGCATCAGCCGAGCGGACCTGCCCCAGAACAGCCTCATCATCTACCAGG GTCATCACGGGGACGTCGGAGCGCCGATGGCGGACATCATCCTGCCCGGGGCGGCCTACACCGAGAAGAACGCCACCTATGTGAACACCGAGGGCCGGAGCCAGCACACCAAGGTGGCGGTCACGGCGCCGGGCCTGGCCCGGGAGGACTGGAAGGTCATCAGAGCCATCTCCGAG CTGGCCGGCGTCACGCTGCCCTacgactctctggaggaggtgCGGGCCCGGCTGGCCGAGGTGTCTCCCAACCTGGTCCGCTACGACGACGTGGAGGAGGCCAACTACTTCAGACAGGCGCTGGAGCTGGCTCAG acGGTGAACCAGGACCTCCTGGCAGCCCCCCTGGTGCCGCCGCAGCTTTCAGCAAAGGACTTCTACATGACAG actccATCAGCAGAGCGTCCCAGACGATGGCCAAGTGCGTGAAAGCCGTGACGGAAGGAGCGGCCGCCGTGGAGGAGCCGTCCGTCTGCtga